The region tcattgccacggatggctgtggaagccaagtcattgggtatatttaaagcagaagttgacaggttcttgttGTGTCAGGATGTCATGCGTTAtgtggagagggcaggagaatggggttgagagggacaacaaatcagccatgaaggaatggcagagaagattcgatgggccagatgcttaaatgttacaattataGTGTCATAATCAGGGAGCTGCCACTAGAGTCACAGCTGACCCAGGAGATTAAAGTGAGTTACTGAGTTACTACCCTGTAGTTATTGATGATTTTTGTAACTTTTTACAGGACATCAAGAGTGGAGGAATTGCGACTGGAATATCACAGCGTGTCTACACCTCACTTAGCTCCCCAGCACCCGAATATCATCAGCCTGTGAATGCGGAAGGAGGGACACTGGTTTGTTTTACATCAGAGTGAGGGCTGTTGCAGGGCACCGACCGTGACACATTGGAGAGACGATGTTCTCAGCGACGATGAGAGAAACTGTTGACGTGAGGTCGGGAACCAGTTGCAGAGAAGCCGTGTAACTTCTTCCAGCCTGTGAAGAAGCGGGCAGTGATCACTCCAGTGCAGATTGGGAAAGGAACACCCACTGCAACAAGAGACCGTGTGTGACACGCTGGGGGAGGTGAGCTGACCTGATCTGTGACTGGGAACGTGTTCACCACATCCTTGTTTCTGCACCAATGAAACATTCATTCTTTTGACTGAGGAAGTATTTCAAATAATCCATTTTCCTGAGAATATACAAATCTTCTTTCCACCTGTTTCCATTTGAGGAAAGTAATTCATTCAGTCATCTTTCTACTGGTTGATCAATGAGGTCCTGGGGAAACATTGTCATCTTGCTTTGAAGGGTCTCACTCGGTCATCAGTCCTGATGGAACACAGGCAAATCTGCACCTGGTTCATCTCTTCTGCGAGAGGGAAGGGAATCACTCGCTCAACCCACTTGGCAACACACCATTGACTTCATACCAGGGTGAGTCCATTTCATTCTGATTGTGGGGAGGGGTTCATTCAGCCATCCAACTTCCTGGCACATTGGACCACTGTAAGGACGTTAAGtgacacgcacaacacgctggaggaactcagcaggtctggcagcatccgtggaaacgaacagtcaacgcttcgggccaagacccttcgagttgctttgaccccagcatctgcagagtgtttTGTGTTTAAGGCCGTTAAGTGACCTGGCGACGTGATGAACGGCCAGCAAATACCTGCCGGGGAGAGGCAGTCCACCTGCTCTCACTGCGGGAAGGCTTtcaagaattccttcagcctgcaGGAGCACCTGCAAGTGCACATCGGGGAGAAGCCCTTCTCTTGCTCTGATTATGGGAAAGGGTTAACTCAGTCACCCAAGCTTCTGGCACACCAACAAGTTCATAATGGGGAGAGGCCTTTCACCTGTTCCGAGTGCGGGAAGGGGTTCACTCGGTCGTATGTGCTTCTGAGACACCAACGAATTCACACtagggagtggccattcacctgctcagagtgtgggaaaggattcactatGTCATCTAGCCTTGTgagtcaccaacgagttcacactggggacagaCCATTCAGCTGCTCCCAATGTGGGTTGGAGTTTACTCGGTCGTCTAGCCTTCTGATGCATCAACGAATTCATACCGGGGAGAGGCCCTTCACCTGCTCCAAGTGTGGGAAAGGGTTGACTCGGTTGTCCGAGCTTCTGACGCACCaacgaattcacactggagagaggccgttcatctgctctgaGTGCGGGAAAGGGTTTGCAAGGTCATCTGTCCTTCTGCTTCATCAAcgaattcacaccggggagaggccgttcacctgctctgaatgtgggaaagggttTGCAAGGTCATCTGTCCTTCTGAcgcatcagcgaattcacaccggggagaagccttTCACTTGCTCCAAGTGTGGGAAGGTGTTCACTCGATCGTACGAGCTTCTGAGGCACCAACGAATTCACAccagagagaggccattcacctgctcagagtgcgGAAAAgggttcactcggtcatctctCCTACTAAGGCACCAAcaaattcacactggggaaaggccgttcatctgctccaaGTGCGGGAAGGGATTTGCAAGGTCATCTGTCCTTCTGATGCATCAAcgaattcacaccggggagagaccgttcatctgctctgaatgtgggaaaggattcgcGAGGTCATCTGTACTTCTGATGCATcaacgaattcacactggggaaagaccattcatctgctccgagtgtgggaaaggattccctCGGTCATTTGACCTTCTGCTTCATCAACaaattcacaccggggagaggccgttcacctgctccgtatgtgggaagggatttactcggtCATCTCTCCTACTAAGGCACCaacgaattcacactggagagagaccgttcacctgcccTGAATGTGGGAAGAAGTTCTCTCAGTCGTCTCACCTCTGCAGACATCGCCAAACGCATACTAAAGGAAAAGCTTAAAGGTGCGGTTTGTACATGGGGCATTTAAACGCTGCAGCTTCTGACACAGCGGTGAGTTCACAAGTGACTGCAGGAACTGATTCTGCAGTTGTTGCTGCTGTTGATCACATCCAGGTTTGGACCCTGGTTACTGGGCACATTTGGGTTGTTTCCCCTGGGACTGCAGGTACACTTGTGTTCTGCATCGATTATAAATAAATCTGTTCTGTGTGAATGAACTGGGCTTGAGGAAGATGTGGGGAGACTTTGAGGGGATGAGGACAAGCTGAAGGGACAGACAAGAACACGGCAGATGGAGTCAAatgtgggaaaatgggaggtcATGAACTTCATTGGGGAAACTCCCAATGTTAAAGggatcgtcgtcgtggctatcccacgaggtcgaggatgatggtcttcgttctgaagaagtggcccacagagtgaagacgcctgtgcgtgtacttgatgttgcactccacgaagcacacgatacttcacaaatcaaccaactgattccagtggcatggaaaccacgacgattagagctgatggatttgttgtagCCTTCATCCGCcatcacagccgttgagttcaaagtaacctcgtccgcctgttccaccgttgaggtcttggttggattgttctttgtcagggacctcaccctcgatcttaccgccatgggtgacgctaccaggagcatagctccagatggcattgctctcgggattgcaggaccacacaagcttctccaccacgacaaggtgatgaTCCACGGAGAAGTAAAGGTATCATGGGATGTCAGACAGGAGGAAAATGGCATGCAGTCACTATTAGTCATGATCTTGCTGACTGGAGGGGCAGAATGGCCTTTATCTCTGTTAGGATGGTCACACAAATCAGGGAGCACAACCACTGAGGTTCAGCAGCATTCGTAGAGGCTGACGATGTGAGTTGTTGTCTGGTCTCATGATGCAGGGTCTCGACCGAAAACATCAACTTGTTcctttttcctccacagatgctgcttgacctgctgagctgtaTTGGCATCCtgatttgtatttgcagagttcaGCATCTGGTTCACCTGGGAAGGTGGGCCAAGGGCTGCATGTGAAGCTTAAGCCAAGTGCAATATGTTGTATTTTaggaagttaaaccagggcaggacttgcacagtgaatgcAGTGTCCTGCGGAGCATTGGAGAACAGAGAGACCTCCACGTATGTGGTAATGTGGGTAAACGGGGTGGTGAAGGCGTTTGGCACACTTACCCTCATCGGTCAGGGGATTGAGTGCAAGAGTCAGCAGCTGGGTTGCAACTGCACAGATGACCATTCTTGGAatttatgtacagttctggtcactaacAATCGGAAGGATACTACTGAGAAGTCAAAGGTGCAAaatagattcacaaggatgataccAGGACTGGAAGGTTTCAGTTATAAAGATAGActtggatagaacatagaaccctGCAGCACAGTGTGGGCCTGTGATAGTTGCTTAAGCCCCCACACAAATTAAAACTGCAGGTTGGGAAGAACACCGCAGACTACCTTGCCCATTCGAATGTTAGGATGTTTACATAAGCAAACAATCAAAGGTATTCAGTGAATCATGCCCCACGTTTGTCAGTTGCAGCAATGCAGTGGACATTTAACATCAAGCACGCTAAATTTATCTGTGTTTACTGTTTCGCTAAAATGATGTACTTTGTCGCAATGTGGCTGAGTTGTCTCTACAGTTCAAAAGCAAGCCTGTCCATTAATCTCTGCTAGACGTGAGCACCAGCAAAGACTGACAACATTGTGGGTTTAACTTCAACATTTATTTATTAAACATTTTAAGCCCATTTTCTAAATACAATTCTGTCTTCGTTGCCTGTTGTTTTCCCCACATGGTACATGGCTGCAGAGTGGGTCAGTAAGTGGTAACTTAggacaggggtctccaaccttttttgcaccgatgaccagtttaatattgacaatattcttgcggactggccgatttgggggggggggggggcgggcgcgGGTGTGTTagtcaacagtgggcgtgacagggaatgaggaaaggtgcagctgactcatatcgtttcatatcgccaaatcatattgtttcctcgcagcccagtagcatgtgctttgcggcccagtggttggggaccactgacttaGGAGATACTTATGCAAGTTTTTCCGACCATCCGTTATGATCAAGCTATGAATTATGAGTAATGTAGGATCTTTGTATCTAGCGGTTTATGTAAGGAGGAAGTCTATTATTTCAAGTGTTTTTATAGTCGAGTTTGTAGGTTATTTTAAGGGATTACGTATTAAATTTGTATTATGTCATTGAATAGTTATGGAAGACTATTTAAACAGTGTAAATTAAGGGCGAATATGGTTTTAACTAATGTGATGATTTCTCTGTATCCCTGTACATGTCAAATGAATTGGCCTGTAGACTGAAATGCCTTGTGTTGGTTTTTGGGAGTTCTGCTCAGAGACCCCAGGGAGCAGTTGAGGAGCAAAGAACAATGCCTGATGTTGGTATAGGATGGGTAATTTTTCTCTCAGAAATAACATGTAAATATTTCCTTTGATATTGAGTAATTAAAGATCCGTTTTGACTCCTTAAAGTGCCTCCTGATGTCTGCTTTCTTACTTTGTTACAAGGCCATTTGATCCACGATGCTGTGCTgacccttttaacctactctgagatcaatcgaATTCTTTCCACCTTGAGAGGCTCCCATTTCTCTGctatccacgtgcctatctaggagtttcttaaatgatCCTAATGTATCAGCTTCTACCACCTCTGGCATGCACCACCATGCTCAGTGAGAAAAGGAACACTTCCCTCAGCTATTTTTCCCCTGGAGCACAGTGTGTTGAAGCGTCACCTTCCAGATGTTCATAAACTCACGAAAGGCATagaaaggcatccgttagtcttgcgagaccatggatctgcgcctggaaagtcttcactctccagggcgcaggcctggactaggttgtatggaagaccagcagttgcccatgctgcaagtctcccctctccacgacaccaatgttgtccaagggaggggcattaggacccatacagcttggcaccagtgtcgtcgcagagcaatgtgtggttaagttccttgctcaaggacacaacacgttccctcggctggggctcgaactcacgaccttcaggtagctagtcgaatgccttaaccacttggccacgtgcccactgaaAGGCATAGATACCGTGAATAACTGCAGCCATTTTGCACGATAGGGGAATGTAGGACTAGAGAACATTAGTTCCAGCTGAGATGGGGGAGGACTTAAAGAGCACATGAGGTTCATGTTTTTCACACACAATGTGGTGCCTATATGGCACAGATTGCCAGAATGTGAGTGGGTTGAGGCAGGTAGAATTACAGTATCTAAAACACTTATGGACAGgaaagtttagaagaattggatGAGTTCGGTCTGGACTATCTGGGCCAAAGAACTTGTTTATATGCCTTCTACCTCAGACTCTTAACTGCCACCTCTCGACATGGCCCACTGGGTGGGCACTCAGGATAAGGAGGTGCTTCACCCTGATGAAACACCCCTGACTGCCTCAGCCTGACACATCAAGACAGTTGCAGGCCAGATGCCCCCTCAGTGCTCAGGTTCTGTGTTTTacccactgccccccccccccactgtggtGTGGGGACATTCATAAATCAGGAccactctcaccccccccccccctgcaatGGGATGGTCACAGATCAGGATCACAGGGTGTAtgtgtacacacacactcactcacactctttCCTGATCCCGTATTTGCCCATTCACTTCCCTGCTGTGGGTGGCTGTAATCACACATTAGGGCCACTCTCTCAACTTCCTGCAGTGGGGTGAGAATGTGAAAGTTGCAGTCAGGTAAGGTTAGCTTGGGGCAGTTGTAGCCAGCCCAGAATCTGAAGTAAGATCGACTTGTTTACTGTAGATGTGGTAGGTGAGAATGACTGTGGTACAGTAATGTATAAATAACTGAGAGGAATACAGCTTCCCTTTACACAGTAGGGGGTGCCAGAGATAGGAAGAAAGGAAAGATGTGAAATACACCCAGCAACTCAAAAGCAATTGCTTCTGCAAAAAATTTCACTGTAAACTTTGGTTCAAACATTAACTGTTGGTAATTGGTAATTTTTGTTTTGAACAGTGTAGATACAGTTTATATATTGCTATTCTTTATGATTGACTTTCTTTGATTCACGTCAACAAACATGGAATTGGGATGGTGGACATGGTGCAGTAAGAAAAATGGGATGTATACAAGgggtatttttttattatttgcagtcAGTCTGGCCCTCAGACCAATACAAATTTGATAAAGCTTTCTGCCTTCTCCACCATCAGCACCAcagtgacactgtttattttaagTAATTATTTCTTAAGAACTTGCGCAATTTTAATTCTACCCATTGTAAAATGCCACATGATGTATCTAAGTCCTCGTGTAATTTTTCTTTGTGGCTTTTCCTTCCAATTTGATACAAGGAAAATTTTTAGTGGAAATGCAGTGTGTGCATCTCAAACAGCGATTAAGGTGGCTCAGCTACCTTCTATACTGTTCCGCTCTAGTAGCCGAACTTTTTGCCTTAACAAAATCTGCATCCTTGCAAGTGGTGTAGTTGTAAATAATTAAACCGACTCTTCCTTAGGAGAAACACGTGACAATGGATAATTATGGAAATTAAGGGGCACAAGTACGTCTCATCATTATGGGTAATGATATAAATTATCTGCTACAATTCGTGTTGTTAATTATTGTTGAAGTAACCATCATGACCAATAATAAAATAATCAAAATAACTGGGCCCAGACTCTTACAACTAAAACATTTTTTATTTTCTTGTGCACAAGAACACCATGTCAACCACAATATTCTGATGTCTGAACAAAAACTGCCATTTCTGTACAAAATTGGCTCATCAGTTACAGACACTGCTTTTAGTTGTATATGTTTCTGATACTGAGAATTTCTTTAGTGGAAAATCCTCCTGGAAAAGTGATGCCGGCACCTCAAATAGCAGCAGAGGTGGTACCGCTCCCTTCGCTTCTGTTCTGCTGGAGCAGCTGAACCTTTTTACCTGAACAAAAGCCTGCATCCTTGCTGCTGGCGTTGCTGTAAATaattgcactgaatctcattatgCTTTCGAAAAAGCACATGACAATGGACACTGAAAGGAAACTTTCTAAGTTTTGGGTTTCTCAGCTCTTCGGAACTTGAATAAAACACAGTGATCTATGAATCTTTTCCTGCTTTTTAATTACTTCAATTGTTTTTCATACCAACAGGAAGAATGAAATAACATGGGAAGGAAAGATCTGAATCCTTTTTGATTCTTGTTATGGCCACGTGGTATTCCAGTGTGTTAAGGCTGCCATTACTGAGCCAAATTCATTTGATGAACTAGTACAATTCCAGCGTGATGCATCAGACTATGGACTAAAACACACTATGTGCTGGATGATGGGTGTAATCAAAAAAGAGAGATTCCCGATTATAGCAAGTAAAATAACTATGACTTGCCAAAACATACTGTTGGCATCTGTAGCTGCTGGATGCTCCCCCTAGAAGTCTTTTCTGCATCTCCAGATGGACTTTACGCAGTTACCTAAATGTATGGTTCATGTATGGAATATGCACttgttatttgtttattatcTCCATGGGTAAAAGCTTTCATCCAACTCAGAGAAATAATGCAACTGTTGCTTTTTTCTTATTATGAGAATTTTTATCTAGGTTTGGGATTCCAGAGAAATTCTCAGGAAATAACGGTCCTCACTTTCCAGGGAAAGTTATACAGGAGTTGACAAAAACTTTGGAGTGTAAGTATCTTCATGTGCCCTTACCACTCTCAATCTTACAAGGTGGCTGAACAGGGTCTTAAAATGCATCCTAGCTAAAATGCACGGTAAGAAcataataggagcag is a window of Mobula birostris isolate sMobBir1 chromosome 10, sMobBir1.hap1, whole genome shotgun sequence DNA encoding:
- the LOC140204035 gene encoding uncharacterized protein, which encodes MNGQQIPAGERQSTCSHCGKAFKNSFSLQEHLQVHIGEKPFSCSDYGKGLTQSPKLLAHQQVHNGERPFTCSECGKGFTRSYVLLRHQRIHTREWPFTCSECGKGFTMSSSLVSHQRVHTGDRPFSCSQCGLEFTRSSSLLMHQRIHTGERPFTCSKCGKGLTRLSELLTHQRIHTGERPFICSECGKGFARSSVLLLHQRIHTGERPFTCSECGKGFARSSVLLTHQRIHTGEKPFTCSKCGKVFTRSYELLRHQRIHTRERPFTCSECGKGFTRSSLLLRHQQIHTGERPFICSKCGKGFARSSVLLMHQRIHTGERPFICSECGKGFARSSVLLMHQRIHTGERPFICSECGKGFPRSFDLLLHQQIHTGERPFTCSVCGKGFTRSSLLLRHQRIHTGERPFTCPECGKKFSQSSHLCRHRQTHTRERQFSCSQCGKALKNSFNLQKHQRVHTRERTFTCSECGKGFPWLSGLLLHQRIHTGERPFTCSKCGKGFTESHALLRHQQIHTGERPFICSECRKGFTRPSDLLVHQRIHTGERPFICSECGKRFTQASLLLVHQRIHTGERPFICSECGKSFTRSCHLLRHQRIHTGERPFTCPECGKKFASSSYLCRHRKTHTKGKV